Proteins from a single region of Microbacterium sp. zg-Y818:
- the rpmI gene encoding 50S ribosomal protein L35 → MPKQKTHSGAKKRFKVTGSGKLMKQQAGMRHNLEGKASRRTRRLNQEQVLAPGDAKVAKKLLGL, encoded by the coding sequence ATGCCGAAGCAGAAGACCCATTCGGGTGCCAAGAAGCGCTTCAAGGTCACCGGAAGCGGCAAGCTCATGAAGCAGCAGGCCGGCATGCGCCACAACCTCGAGGGCAAGGCGAGCCGTCGCACCCGTCGCCTGAACCAGGAGCAGGTGCTCGCCCCGGGTGACGCGAAGGTCGCCAAGAAGCTGCTCGGTCTCTGA
- the rplT gene encoding 50S ribosomal protein L20 yields the protein MARVKRAVNAHKKRRVILERASGYRGQRSRLYRKAKEQVTHSLVYAYRDRRKRKGDFRRLWIQRINAAARQNGITYNRFIQGLGLAGVQVDRRMLAELAVNEPATFASLVQTAKAALPSDVNAPKA from the coding sequence ATGGCAAGAGTCAAGCGGGCTGTAAACGCCCACAAGAAGCGCCGCGTCATCCTCGAGCGCGCCTCCGGTTACCGGGGTCAGCGTTCGCGCCTGTACCGCAAGGCGAAGGAGCAGGTCACCCACTCGCTGGTCTACGCGTACCGTGACCGTCGCAAGCGCAAGGGAGACTTCCGTCGCCTGTGGATCCAGCGCATCAACGCCGCTGCCCGTCAGAACGGCATCACGTACAACCGCTTCATCCAGGGCCTGGGCCTGGCCGGCGTGCAGGTCGACCGCCGCATGCTCGCCGAGCTCGCAGTGAACGAGCCGGCCACGTTCGCCTCGCTCGTGCAGACGGCCAAGGCCGCGCTGCCCTCCGACGTCAACGCCCCCAAGGCCTGA
- a CDS encoding RNA methyltransferase: MLENPRSPRVRAVAKLTKRSARQETGLFLLEGPQAAREALAHRPDTLVELFATPSALERHADVRDAAQDAGVDVVFTTEAVIEAMADTVTPQGIVAVARQSPTSVKDVFAAGPRLIAICEEVRDPGNLGTIIRAADAAGADAVILTGRTVDLYNPKVVRATTGSLFHVPVAVGADLETTAARARAAGLQVVAADVGGEDFLAHRAELSRPTAWLFGNEARGLDDEALAHADLALRLPIYGSAESLNLATAASVCLYESAFAQRADA, translated from the coding sequence GTGCTCGAGAATCCGCGCTCGCCTCGTGTGCGTGCCGTCGCCAAGCTGACCAAGCGCAGCGCCCGCCAGGAGACAGGACTGTTCCTGCTCGAGGGCCCGCAGGCAGCCCGTGAAGCCCTCGCCCACCGGCCCGACACGCTGGTGGAGCTGTTCGCGACGCCGAGCGCGCTGGAGCGCCATGCCGACGTCCGCGACGCGGCGCAGGATGCCGGCGTCGACGTGGTCTTCACCACCGAGGCGGTCATCGAGGCGATGGCCGACACCGTCACCCCGCAGGGGATCGTGGCCGTCGCGCGCCAGTCGCCCACGTCCGTCAAGGACGTCTTCGCCGCGGGTCCGCGACTCATCGCGATCTGCGAAGAGGTGCGAGACCCCGGAAACCTCGGCACCATCATCCGGGCAGCGGATGCCGCGGGGGCCGATGCCGTCATCCTCACCGGCCGCACCGTGGACCTGTACAACCCCAAGGTCGTCCGCGCCACGACCGGTTCGCTCTTCCACGTGCCCGTCGCCGTGGGCGCGGACCTCGAGACCACGGCGGCGCGCGCACGAGCCGCTGGTCTGCAGGTGGTGGCCGCCGACGTCGGCGGCGAGGACTTCCTGGCCCATCGTGCGGAGCTCTCCCGCCCCACCGCGTGGCTGTTCGGCAACGAGGCGCGGGGGCTGGACGACGAGGCGCTGGCGCATGCCGACCTCGCTTTGCGGCTGCCGATCTACGGCAGCGCCGAGTCGCTGAACCTCGCCACGGCGGCGAGCGTGTGCCTCTACGAGTCGGCCTTCGCGCAGCGCGCCGACGCCTGA
- a CDS encoding amino acid ABC transporter ATP-binding protein: MTDVQKHYGDFQALQDIDLTVNRGEVVVVIGPSGSGKSTLCRTINRLETITSGSITIDGKELPKEGKTLAALRADVGMVFQSFNLFSHLTILENITLGPIKVKKMKKADAEAEARVLLERVGVAQQADKLPAQLSGGQQQRVAIARALAMKPKVMLFDEPTSALDPEMINEVLDVMVGLAQDGMTMIVVTHEMGFARKAADRVVFMADGQIVEEATPDQFFTAPKSDRAKDFLSKLITH; this comes from the coding sequence ATGACCGACGTGCAGAAGCACTACGGCGACTTCCAAGCGCTGCAGGACATCGACCTCACCGTCAACCGTGGCGAGGTCGTCGTGGTCATCGGGCCGTCCGGCTCGGGCAAGTCCACCCTGTGCCGCACGATCAACCGGCTCGAGACGATCACGAGCGGCTCGATCACGATCGACGGCAAGGAACTGCCGAAGGAGGGCAAGACCCTCGCGGCGCTGCGCGCGGATGTCGGGATGGTCTTCCAGTCCTTCAACCTCTTCTCGCACCTCACGATCCTCGAGAACATCACGCTGGGTCCCATCAAGGTCAAGAAGATGAAGAAGGCGGATGCCGAGGCGGAGGCGCGCGTCCTGCTCGAGCGGGTCGGCGTGGCCCAGCAGGCGGACAAGCTGCCGGCGCAGCTTTCGGGCGGCCAGCAGCAGCGCGTGGCCATCGCCCGGGCTCTCGCGATGAAGCCCAAGGTCATGCTCTTCGATGAGCCCACGAGCGCGCTCGACCCCGAGATGATCAACGAGGTGCTCGATGTGATGGTCGGCCTCGCGCAGGACGGCATGACGATGATCGTGGTGACCCATGAGATGGGGTTCGCGCGCAAGGCCGCCGACCGCGTGGTGTTCATGGCCGACGGGCAGATCGTCGAAGAAGCGACGCCCGACCAGTTCTTCACCGCGCCGAAGAGTGACCGGGCCAAAGACTTCCTCTCCAAGCTCATCACCCACTGA
- a CDS encoding glutamate ABC transporter substrate-binding protein, with protein sequence MRINRIGGAVAAFAVAALALTGCNSGTPGATDDSTGDAAEETTSGTPWMVAEDVTIEGSPTFDAITDRGSVVVGVKEDQPGLGFLDPATGERTGFDVDVARWIAASLGYDEDDIEFQPIASANREQALVNGDIDYYVGTYSITDKRKEQIAFAGPYFITGQGLLVAADNEDITGIDALTADHVVCSATGSTSVQRIKDETPAQTKEYDTYSTCVEDLKNNQVDAVTTDEAILIGYAAQDPENLKVVGEPFSEERYGVGIAKGDTALQEYINTMFTDGGEVWEAIFSKNLGASGVSADQPEVDAAE encoded by the coding sequence ATGCGCATCAATCGGATCGGCGGCGCCGTCGCGGCTTTCGCCGTCGCAGCGCTCGCACTGACCGGCTGCAACAGCGGCACGCCCGGTGCCACCGACGACAGCACCGGTGACGCGGCGGAGGAGACCACCAGCGGCACGCCCTGGATGGTCGCCGAAGACGTGACGATCGAGGGCAGCCCCACGTTCGACGCGATCACCGACCGCGGGAGCGTCGTGGTCGGCGTCAAGGAGGACCAGCCCGGTCTCGGCTTCCTCGACCCCGCCACCGGTGAGCGCACCGGCTTCGACGTCGACGTGGCGCGCTGGATCGCGGCATCGCTGGGCTACGACGAGGACGACATCGAGTTCCAGCCGATCGCATCGGCGAACCGCGAGCAGGCGCTGGTCAACGGTGACATCGACTACTACGTCGGCACCTACTCGATCACCGACAAGCGCAAGGAGCAGATCGCCTTCGCCGGTCCCTACTTCATCACCGGCCAGGGACTGCTCGTCGCCGCCGACAACGAGGACATCACCGGCATCGACGCGCTGACGGCCGACCACGTCGTCTGCTCGGCCACCGGTTCTACCTCGGTGCAGCGGATCAAGGACGAGACGCCCGCGCAGACGAAGGAGTACGACACGTACTCCACGTGCGTCGAGGACCTGAAGAACAACCAGGTCGACGCCGTCACGACTGACGAGGCCATCCTCATCGGCTACGCCGCGCAGGACCCCGAGAACCTCAAGGTCGTCGGCGAGCCGTTCAGCGAGGAGCGCTACGGCGTCGGCATCGCCAAGGGCGACACCGCGCTCCAGGAGTACATCAACACGATGTTCACCGACGGCGGCGAGGTCTGGGAGGCCATCTTCTCGAAGAACCTGGGTGCGTCGGGCGTGAGCGCCGACCAGCCCGAGGTCGACGCGGCAGAGTGA
- a CDS encoding amino acid ABC transporter permease: MGVITDNLDLWGEALRGTLVLFFGGAVIALVLGLIVGAMRVSPVPVARGVGTVYVNWIRNTPLTLVMFFFAFCLPIMLQERIDAILLATVALGIYTATYVAETVRSGVNTVPVGQAEAARALGLTFTQVMTLVVLPQATRSVIPPMMSVFIALLKNTTVAAGFSVLNLGSVRSWLSERGENQLLVLVWVMVIFVVLVLLLAWLQRTLENKWRVAR, from the coding sequence ATGGGTGTCATCACCGACAACCTCGACCTCTGGGGTGAGGCCCTGCGCGGCACACTGGTGCTGTTCTTCGGCGGCGCCGTCATCGCGCTGGTCCTCGGCCTGATCGTCGGGGCGATGCGCGTCTCGCCGGTCCCCGTCGCGAGGGGGGTCGGCACGGTCTACGTCAACTGGATCCGCAACACACCGCTCACGCTGGTGATGTTCTTCTTCGCCTTCTGCCTGCCGATCATGCTGCAGGAGCGCATCGACGCGATCCTGCTTGCGACGGTCGCGCTGGGCATCTACACGGCCACGTACGTCGCCGAAACCGTGCGCTCCGGTGTGAACACCGTGCCCGTCGGCCAGGCCGAGGCGGCCAGAGCACTCGGCCTGACCTTCACCCAGGTGATGACGCTCGTCGTGCTGCCGCAGGCGACCCGGTCGGTCATCCCGCCGATGATGAGCGTGTTCATCGCGCTGCTGAAGAACACGACGGTCGCCGCCGGCTTCTCAGTGCTCAACCTCGGATCGGTGCGGTCGTGGCTCAGTGAGCGTGGCGAGAACCAGCTTCTGGTGCTCGTGTGGGTGATGGTCATCTTCGTCGTCCTCGTGCTGCTGCTGGCGTGGCTGCAGCGCACCCTCGAGAACAAGTGGAGGGTCGCGCGATGA
- a CDS encoding amino acid ABC transporter permease: MSSVLYDVPGPRAVVRNRIIGALTILVVLAVLAWVIWRFAETGQFSPAKWELFSYASIWMLFLEATGNTLAAFAVAAVGAIVLGLVLAIGRLSDHAWVRVPVGWIVEVLRAIPVLVFMTLLYYGLPVIDVKMPPYWAVVIALIAYNGSVLAEVIRAGVESLPRGQREAGYAIGLRKSGVMRLVLLPQAIRAMMPVIVAQLVVTLKDTALGFIITYPELLYVVKLLGSNAVYGSPLIPAALVGGGIYIVLCLLLSYVAHVLQKRTRRSPRVHLDPMHHPVGEVTDTQLIAVQGRAERTLDGKAGSLDG; encoded by the coding sequence ATGAGCTCCGTCCTGTACGACGTGCCCGGGCCCCGTGCCGTGGTGCGCAACCGCATCATCGGGGCGCTGACCATCCTCGTGGTGCTGGCCGTGCTGGCCTGGGTCATCTGGCGCTTCGCAGAGACCGGCCAGTTCAGCCCCGCCAAGTGGGAGCTGTTCAGTTACGCCTCCATCTGGATGCTGTTCCTCGAGGCCACCGGCAACACGCTCGCCGCCTTCGCCGTGGCGGCCGTCGGCGCCATCGTGCTCGGCCTCGTCCTGGCGATCGGACGGCTTTCGGACCACGCCTGGGTGCGTGTGCCGGTGGGCTGGATCGTCGAGGTGCTGCGCGCCATCCCGGTGCTGGTCTTCATGACCCTGCTGTACTACGGCCTGCCGGTCATCGACGTGAAGATGCCGCCGTACTGGGCCGTCGTGATCGCGCTGATCGCGTACAACGGGTCGGTGCTGGCGGAGGTCATCCGCGCCGGGGTCGAGTCCCTGCCGCGCGGGCAGAGGGAGGCCGGCTACGCCATCGGCCTGCGCAAGTCAGGCGTCATGCGCCTGGTCCTGCTGCCGCAGGCGATCCGCGCGATGATGCCGGTGATCGTGGCGCAGCTGGTGGTGACGCTGAAGGACACCGCGCTGGGCTTCATCATCACCTACCCCGAGCTGCTCTACGTCGTGAAGCTGCTCGGCTCGAACGCGGTCTACGGGTCGCCGCTGATCCCCGCGGCCCTCGTCGGCGGCGGCATCTACATCGTGCTGTGCCTGCTGCTGTCGTACGTCGCGCATGTGCTGCAGAAGCGCACGCGCCGCTCGCCACGGGTGCACCTGGACCCCATGCACCACCCGGTCGGCGAGGTCACCGACACCCAGCTCATCGCGGTGCAGGGCCGGGCCGAGCGCACGCTCGACGGTAAAGCAGGCTCGCTCGACGGCTGA
- the pheS gene encoding phenylalanine--tRNA ligase subunit alpha, producing MSDTPEITPEAVDAAVDAALAAIAAATTTAELKAARSAHSAEGSPLAALNAQLRHVPNERKAEFGKLVGQARGRVTQALAARETEVAAAETAAKLEAERIDITALPQRARVGARHPLTLLQEQIADIFVGMGWEIAEGPELEHEWFNFDALNFDVDHPARQMQDTFYVDPVERHLVMRTHTSPVQVRSMLERDLPIYILAPGRVYRTDEFDATHLPVFSQFEGLVVDKGITMAHLKGTLDHVARVLFGDEAKTRMRANFFPFTEPSAEFDLWHPTFKGGARWIEWGGCGMVNPNVLRAAGIDPEVYSGFAFGMGFERTLMFRSDVQDMRDMAEGDVRFSEQFGMVV from the coding sequence GTGTCTGACACTCCCGAAATCACCCCGGAAGCGGTGGATGCCGCCGTCGACGCGGCCCTCGCCGCGATCGCCGCCGCCACCACCACGGCAGAGCTGAAGGCGGCGCGTTCCGCGCACAGCGCCGAGGGCTCGCCGCTGGCCGCACTCAACGCGCAGCTGCGCCACGTGCCGAACGAACGCAAGGCCGAATTCGGCAAGCTCGTCGGCCAGGCCCGCGGCCGCGTCACCCAGGCGCTGGCCGCCCGCGAGACGGAGGTCGCCGCCGCCGAGACGGCCGCGAAGCTCGAAGCGGAGCGCATCGACATCACGGCGCTGCCGCAGCGTGCGCGCGTCGGGGCGCGGCATCCGCTGACCCTCCTGCAGGAGCAGATCGCCGACATCTTCGTCGGCATGGGGTGGGAGATCGCCGAGGGGCCTGAGCTCGAGCACGAGTGGTTCAACTTCGACGCGCTCAACTTCGACGTGGACCACCCGGCGCGCCAGATGCAGGACACGTTCTACGTCGACCCGGTCGAGCGTCACCTGGTCATGCGCACGCACACGAGCCCGGTGCAGGTGCGCAGCATGCTCGAGCGCGACCTGCCGATCTACATCCTGGCTCCGGGCCGGGTGTACCGCACCGACGAGTTCGATGCCACGCACCTGCCGGTGTTCAGCCAGTTCGAGGGCCTGGTCGTCGACAAGGGCATCACGATGGCGCATCTGAAGGGCACGCTCGACCACGTCGCGCGGGTGCTCTTCGGCGACGAGGCGAAGACGCGCATGCGCGCGAACTTCTTCCCCTTCACCGAGCCGTCCGCGGAGTTCGACCTGTGGCATCCCACCTTCAAGGGCGGCGCGCGCTGGATCGAGTGGGGCGGCTGCGGCATGGTCAACCCCAACGTGCTGCGCGCGGCCGGGATCGACCCCGAGGTGTACTCCGGGTTCGCGTTCGGGATGGGCTTCGAGCGGACGCTGATGTTCCGCAGCGATGTACAGGACATGCGTGACATGGCCGAGGGTGATGTCCGCTTCAGCGAGCAGTTTGGAATGGTGGTCTGA
- the pheT gene encoding phenylalanine--tRNA ligase subunit beta, protein MRVPLSWLREYVDVPADATPEDVLAALVSVGFEEEDVHGFDLQGPIVVGRVVEFVEEPQSNGKTIRWCQVDVGEANGGVRGIVCGARNFFAGDKVVVTLPGAVLPGPFPIAARKTYGHVSDGMIASAKELGLGDEHNGILRLVELGLDPEVGADAIALLGLDDVAVEINVTPDRGYALSIRGVAREYSHATGAAFRDPGEREWGELQQPVEGFAVAVDDQAPIRGRVGASEFVVRIVRDVDPTKPTPPWMVARLTLAGIRSLGILIDITNYVMLELGNPIHGYDLDRLTGGITVRRAHEGEKLTTLDGKERALSTEDLLITDESGPIGLAGVMGGGTTEMTDATRNVLIEAAVFDTVSIARTARRHKLPSEASRRFERGVDPLIPFVAARRVADLMVEYAGGTLDTEVGGALFADVHIAGIDLPRAFVPGLIGVDYSDADVVGALEKIGCEVTETGEGWVVIPPSWRPDLTDKWTLAEEVARIDGFDRIPSVLPVPPSGRGLTPAQAGRRRVANALAAAGYTETPSFPFTTAEQNDLHGSASGEHLPSVKLANPLDGQAPFLRRSLVPGLLQVAHRNLARGFGDLALFETGAVFLPEPGVVYGTDHVPPLAVRPDVATLAALDASIPPQARHVAVLLTGHRVAKQPGQAAESFDVGDALDAVRTVAAAAGVTVDVAQGQRAALHPGRTGVLSVGDVEVGYVGEVLPSVSEDADLPGRVIVAELDLDLVLSLAGDRVVAASLSGYPAATQDVSLVVPRDVPASAVRAALIDGAGELLESLRLVDDYRGSGVGEGEKSLTFALRFRAPDRTLTAAEATEAKLAGVAVAAERLGAAIRE, encoded by the coding sequence ATGCGCGTTCCGCTCTCGTGGCTGCGTGAATACGTCGACGTCCCGGCCGATGCCACACCCGAGGACGTCCTCGCGGCGCTGGTGTCGGTGGGCTTCGAAGAGGAGGACGTGCACGGCTTCGACCTGCAGGGTCCGATCGTCGTCGGCCGGGTGGTCGAGTTCGTCGAGGAGCCGCAGTCCAACGGCAAGACGATCCGCTGGTGCCAGGTCGACGTCGGAGAGGCCAACGGGGGAGTACGCGGCATCGTCTGCGGCGCCCGCAACTTCTTCGCCGGCGACAAGGTCGTCGTGACGCTTCCGGGCGCCGTGCTGCCCGGGCCGTTCCCGATCGCGGCGCGCAAGACCTACGGGCACGTCTCGGACGGCATGATCGCCTCGGCGAAGGAGCTGGGCCTCGGCGACGAGCACAACGGCATCCTGCGCCTGGTGGAGCTGGGGCTCGACCCCGAGGTCGGCGCGGATGCCATCGCCCTGCTGGGCCTGGACGACGTCGCGGTCGAGATCAACGTCACCCCCGACCGCGGGTACGCGCTGTCGATCCGCGGCGTTGCGCGCGAGTACTCGCACGCGACCGGTGCCGCGTTCCGCGACCCGGGCGAGCGGGAATGGGGCGAGCTGCAGCAGCCGGTGGAGGGCTTCGCCGTCGCGGTCGACGACCAGGCGCCGATCCGCGGGCGCGTGGGTGCGAGCGAGTTCGTCGTGCGGATCGTCCGTGACGTCGACCCCACCAAGCCGACGCCGCCGTGGATGGTCGCGCGGCTCACGCTCGCGGGCATCCGATCGCTCGGCATCCTCATCGACATCACCAACTACGTGATGCTCGAGCTCGGCAACCCGATCCACGGCTACGACCTCGATCGCCTCACCGGGGGCATCACCGTGCGCCGCGCGCACGAGGGCGAGAAGCTCACGACCCTCGACGGCAAGGAGCGCGCGCTCAGCACCGAGGATCTGCTCATCACGGACGAGTCCGGGCCGATCGGCCTGGCCGGCGTCATGGGCGGTGGCACGACCGAGATGACGGATGCCACGCGCAACGTGCTCATCGAGGCCGCGGTGTTCGACACCGTCTCGATCGCCCGTACCGCCCGCCGGCACAAGCTGCCGTCGGAGGCGTCGCGCCGCTTCGAGCGCGGCGTGGATCCGCTCATCCCGTTCGTCGCCGCCCGGCGCGTGGCCGACCTGATGGTCGAGTACGCCGGGGGGACGCTCGACACGGAGGTCGGCGGCGCGCTGTTCGCCGACGTGCACATCGCCGGGATCGATCTGCCCCGGGCGTTCGTGCCCGGCCTGATCGGCGTGGACTACAGCGATGCCGATGTCGTCGGCGCGCTGGAGAAGATCGGGTGCGAGGTCACCGAGACCGGCGAGGGGTGGGTCGTCATCCCGCCGTCGTGGCGTCCGGACCTGACCGACAAGTGGACGCTCGCCGAGGAGGTCGCCCGCATCGACGGGTTCGACCGCATTCCGTCGGTGCTGCCGGTGCCGCCGTCGGGCCGCGGCCTGACCCCCGCGCAGGCGGGGCGCCGGCGCGTGGCCAACGCCCTGGCTGCCGCCGGATACACCGAGACGCCGTCGTTCCCCTTCACCACGGCGGAGCAGAACGACCTGCACGGGTCCGCCTCCGGCGAGCACCTGCCGAGCGTCAAGCTCGCCAACCCGCTCGACGGCCAGGCGCCGTTCCTGCGCCGCTCGCTGGTGCCGGGTCTGCTGCAGGTCGCGCACCGCAACCTGGCGCGCGGCTTCGGTGACCTCGCGCTGTTCGAGACCGGCGCGGTGTTCCTGCCCGAGCCCGGTGTCGTCTACGGCACCGACCACGTGCCGCCGCTCGCGGTGCGGCCCGATGTCGCCACGCTCGCGGCGTTGGACGCTTCGATTCCGCCGCAGGCACGCCACGTCGCGGTGCTGTTGACCGGCCACCGGGTCGCGAAGCAGCCAGGACAGGCCGCAGAGTCGTTCGACGTGGGCGACGCGCTGGACGCGGTCCGCACGGTGGCCGCGGCGGCCGGCGTGACCGTGGACGTGGCGCAGGGGCAGCGCGCGGCGCTGCACCCGGGACGCACCGGCGTGCTGTCGGTCGGCGACGTCGAGGTCGGCTACGTCGGCGAGGTGCTGCCGTCCGTCTCCGAAGACGCGGACCTGCCTGGCCGCGTGATCGTGGCGGAGCTGGACCTCGACCTCGTGCTGTCGCTGGCCGGCGACCGGGTGGTCGCGGCATCCCTGTCGGGATACCCGGCCGCGACGCAGGACGTCTCGCTCGTCGTGCCGCGGGACGTGCCGGCATCCGCCGTGCGCGCCGCGCTGATCGACGGGGCGGGGGAGCTGCTGGAGTCGCTGCGGCTCGTGGACGATTACCGCGGGTCGGGTGTCGGCGAGGGCGAGAAGTCGCTCACGTTCGCGCTGCGCTTCCGCGCCCCCGACCGCACACTGACCGCCGCCGAGGCGACCGAGGCGAAGCTCGCCGGTGTCGCCGTCGCCGCCGAGCGCCTCGGAGCCGCGATTCGCGAGTGA
- a CDS encoding AAA family ATPase, with protein MLTTLAVSGYRSLRDIVVPLAPLTVVTGANGSGKSNLYRALRLLSATASGSLISAVAREGGLPSVLWAGPEQGGGEATIRRGPVAVQLGFAGDELGYLVDLGIPQSDQRSLFARDPEIKREQVFAGPLAKPATLLIDRLRGATRVREGSWVTLDQQLAPFESIVTDLADGDTAPELLTLRRMLGAWRFYDHFRVDADAPARRPQVGTRSHTLSHGGENLAAVWATIQDADHGAALDHAVDAAFPGARVQVTGNDGMFSLSLQLPGLLRPLQSTELSDGTLRYLLLCAALLPARPAPLIVLNEPEASLHADLLAPLAQLIAAASERTQLIVVTHAPQLAAGLADAAHVELQRTPDGTVVAGQGFLDVPAWNWGSR; from the coding sequence ATGCTCACCACGCTCGCCGTCTCCGGCTACCGGTCCCTGCGCGACATCGTCGTGCCGCTCGCGCCCCTCACCGTCGTCACGGGCGCCAACGGCTCCGGAAAGTCCAACCTCTATCGCGCGCTGCGGTTGCTCTCGGCCACCGCCAGCGGCTCTCTCATCTCGGCGGTCGCGCGCGAAGGCGGCCTGCCTTCGGTCCTCTGGGCGGGGCCAGAACAGGGCGGCGGAGAGGCGACGATCCGCCGCGGTCCGGTCGCCGTGCAGCTGGGGTTCGCCGGCGACGAACTCGGCTACCTCGTCGACCTCGGCATCCCCCAGTCCGATCAGCGCAGCCTCTTCGCCCGCGACCCCGAGATCAAGCGCGAGCAGGTCTTCGCCGGCCCGCTCGCCAAGCCCGCGACGCTGCTCATCGACCGGCTGCGCGGCGCGACCCGTGTGCGCGAGGGCTCCTGGGTCACCCTCGACCAGCAGCTCGCCCCTTTCGAAAGCATCGTGACCGACCTCGCCGACGGCGACACCGCCCCCGAGCTGCTGACCCTGCGACGCATGCTCGGCGCTTGGCGCTTCTACGACCATTTCCGCGTCGATGCCGACGCGCCGGCGCGACGCCCGCAGGTCGGCACCCGCTCGCACACCCTCTCGCACGGCGGCGAGAACCTGGCCGCCGTGTGGGCGACGATTCAGGATGCCGACCATGGAGCGGCCCTCGACCACGCCGTTGACGCGGCGTTCCCCGGCGCACGCGTGCAGGTCACCGGCAACGATGGCATGTTTTCGCTCTCCCTCCAGTTGCCGGGACTGCTGCGCCCGTTGCAGTCCACCGAGCTCTCCGACGGGACGCTGCGCTACCTGCTGCTCTGCGCCGCGTTGCTGCCGGCCCGACCCGCTCCCCTCATCGTGCTGAACGAGCCCGAGGCGAGCCTGCACGCCGATCTGCTGGCGCCGCTGGCCCAGCTCATCGCCGCGGCATCCGAGCGCACGCAGCTGATCGTCGTCACCCATGCGCCGCAGCTGGCCGCCGGCCTCGCCGATGCCGCCCACGTCGAGCTGCAGCGCACCCCCGACGGCACGGTCGTGGCCGGTCAAGGGTTCCTCGACGTCCCGGCGTGGAACTGGGGTTCGCGCTGA
- a CDS encoding NAD-dependent epimerase/dehydratase family protein, whose product MTDVLILGGTGWLGSRIAERWLDRGARVTCLARGSSPAPEGARLIAGDRAADGAYDAVAAVEWDEIVDVSSDAAHVASAVEALATQTRHWTYVSTISVYADADAAGADESAPVVASLEPGHESDYPHEKAAAEETVRGALGHRAAIVRPGLIAGPGDPTDRFGYWVARFALAGREPVLVPPTDGRGVAVVDVDDLADFITAIGEAPWTGVVNAVGDPHPLAEVLALARELAGHTGPMVDASEEWLLDHGVTHWSGPSSLPLWLPADMPGLWSRSHAAYTILGGRLRPLRATLERTLAAERRAGLDRERRSGLSRADELALLAALD is encoded by the coding sequence ATGACCGACGTGCTGATCCTCGGCGGGACCGGATGGCTGGGCTCGCGCATCGCGGAGCGTTGGCTCGACCGCGGTGCCCGCGTGACGTGCCTTGCCCGAGGCTCCAGCCCGGCGCCGGAGGGAGCGCGTCTCATCGCCGGCGACCGCGCGGCGGACGGCGCGTATGACGCGGTGGCGGCCGTCGAATGGGACGAAATCGTGGATGTGTCGTCGGATGCCGCCCACGTGGCATCCGCCGTCGAGGCCCTCGCCACGCAGACCCGCCATTGGACCTACGTCTCCACCATCTCGGTGTACGCCGACGCGGATGCCGCCGGGGCGGACGAGTCGGCACCGGTGGTGGCGTCGCTGGAACCCGGGCACGAAAGCGACTACCCGCACGAGAAGGCCGCCGCGGAAGAGACGGTCCGAGGGGCTCTCGGCCATCGCGCGGCGATCGTCCGTCCCGGGCTGATCGCCGGGCCGGGTGATCCGACGGACCGGTTCGGCTATTGGGTGGCGCGCTTCGCGCTCGCCGGCCGAGAGCCGGTGCTGGTGCCTCCGACCGACGGCCGGGGCGTGGCGGTGGTCGACGTGGACGACCTGGCCGACTTCATCACCGCCATCGGCGAGGCGCCCTGGACGGGAGTCGTCAACGCCGTGGGCGATCCGCACCCGCTCGCCGAGGTGCTCGCGCTCGCGCGGGAGCTGGCCGGGCACACGGGTCCGATGGTGGATGCCTCGGAGGAGTGGCTGCTCGACCACGGTGTGACCCACTGGTCGGGTCCGAGCTCCCTGCCGCTGTGGCTGCCCGCCGACATGCCGGGCTTGTGGTCGCGCTCGCACGCGGCGTACACGATCCTCGGTGGGCGGCTGCGGCCGTTGCGCGCGACGCTCGAGCGGACCCTCGCTGCGGAGCGGCGCGCCGGCCTCGACCGGGAGCGGCGTTCCGGCCTGAGCCGCGCGGACGAGCTCGCCCTGCTCGCAGCGCTCGACTGA